A region of Candidatus Neomarinimicrobiota bacterium DNA encodes the following proteins:
- the pyrF gene encoding orotidine-5'-phosphate decarboxylase, whose protein sequence is MSFNSQLSERVNQSQSNLCVGLDIAPENFPDAVVGLSELQDHCKKVIHATSEFAAAYKPNLAFFERWGSEGIRWLEDTLKLIPSNAIVIGDGKRGDIGNTATQYTKSLFEHFGFDAVTVNPFMGRDAIKPFLSDPGKGAFILCRTSNDSASDLQSSEVIQKTIDLSMEINELDNVGLVIGATAPEELKSIRDKAPEIPFLIPGVGAQGGDLESSLKNGTRNGLALINVSRGISFAGDLSEQAIHDAAGNYVKKMRDILNES, encoded by the coding sequence ATGTCTTTTAATTCACAACTTTCAGAACGAGTTAACCAATCGCAGTCAAACCTATGCGTTGGACTTGATATTGCGCCTGAAAATTTTCCAGATGCCGTAGTTGGTTTGTCTGAATTACAGGATCATTGCAAAAAGGTGATTCATGCAACTTCTGAGTTCGCCGCTGCTTATAAACCTAACCTTGCTTTTTTTGAACGGTGGGGAAGTGAAGGTATTCGTTGGCTGGAAGACACATTAAAACTGATTCCTTCAAATGCGATTGTTATCGGAGATGGAAAACGAGGCGATATTGGGAATACGGCAACGCAATATACCAAAAGCCTTTTTGAACATTTTGGGTTTGATGCAGTTACCGTTAATCCATTTATGGGACGTGATGCAATTAAACCTTTTTTATCTGACCCTGGAAAAGGTGCCTTTATCCTTTGCCGAACTTCAAACGATTCCGCTTCAGATTTGCAAAGTTCTGAGGTGATTCAAAAAACGATAGATCTTTCTATGGAAATCAATGAACTAGATAATGTTGGGCTTGTGATTGGTGCAACTGCACCCGAAGAATTAAAATCGATCCGTGATAAAGCACCTGAAATTCCGTTTCTTATTCCGGGCGTTGGCGCTCAGGGAGGCGATTTAGAATCAAGTTTAAAAAACGGAACAAGAAATGGTTTGGCGCTTATTAATGTTTCAAGAGGCATAAGTTTCGCTGGAGATTTAAGTGAACAAGCTATTCACGATGCGGCGGGGAATTATGTGAAAAAAATGAGAGATATCCTTAATGAATCCTGA
- a CDS encoding patatin-like phospholipase family protein codes for MRLKTGLALSGGGARGAAHIGVLKVLHENNIKFDCIAGTSAGALIGAMYAATEDPVWVEERFKSFLTNKVFNQMGVGKVVPSTFSNSVFGQLARKIKNNLVMVVSLRRDSIIKRKRLEEAFRYLVPVKTFEELKVPLFITATELETMQPRIYSEGDLIEAIVRSSSIPGYVQPTRNSEEIIVDGNAIFPIPVQPIRDQADFIIAVDITRKTSTKMKRVNIFEIVMRANQATYENLVKYNNAEADFVIRPHVKDLHWASFDEVDALVEKGNNAAAETVDEIINLLNEKSSWIYKMKQWVGRNN; via the coding sequence ATGAGACTAAAAACAGGGCTTGCCCTGAGCGGGGGTGGTGCAAGAGGTGCTGCCCATATTGGTGTGTTAAAAGTTCTTCATGAAAACAACATCAAATTTGATTGCATAGCAGGGACGAGTGCCGGTGCACTCATTGGTGCCATGTATGCCGCAACAGAAGATCCGGTATGGGTAGAAGAAAGGTTTAAATCCTTTTTGACCAACAAAGTGTTTAACCAAATGGGCGTTGGCAAAGTGGTACCCAGCACTTTTTCTAATTCCGTTTTTGGGCAATTGGCAAGAAAAATAAAAAATAATCTTGTGATGGTTGTGTCACTCAGGCGTGATTCTATTATAAAAAGGAAACGGTTAGAAGAAGCATTTCGATATCTTGTTCCCGTTAAAACATTTGAAGAACTTAAGGTCCCACTTTTTATAACTGCCACCGAATTGGAAACGATGCAACCTCGAATTTATTCCGAAGGTGATTTGATTGAAGCAATTGTTCGAAGCAGTTCGATTCCTGGTTATGTACAGCCAACTCGAAATTCGGAAGAAATTATAGTGGATGGAAATGCGATATTCCCTATTCCAGTTCAGCCAATAAGAGATCAAGCGGATTTTATTATTGCAGTGGATATCACTCGCAAAACTTCTACAAAAATGAAACGAGTTAATATTTTTGAAATTGTGATGAGGGCCAATCAAGCAACCTATGAGAATCTTGTTAAATATAATAATGCTGAAGCAGATTTCGTAATTCGCCCGCATGTAAAAGATTTACATTGGGCCAGTTTTGATGAAGTTGACGCCTTAGTGGAAAAGGGGAACAATGCAGCTGCAGAAACAGTTGATGAAATTATAAACTTGTTAAATGAAAAATCTTCATGGATTTATAAAATGAAACAATGGGTTGGTCGCAATAATTAA
- a CDS encoding GNAT family N-acetyltransferase → MMEQLSFDISRSSKSRIIASSGVFQIELLDHAGEEDFPQLIEISKHLAKEYGDHAVLTKATICRYFNKPGSLPFIARYRNEIIGYIIGIPVEDIHSEPWARLDENFGKANTLYTYAFVVLSKYKGHGYAKMLKRVYLNWAKKKDGIRFITGHVKAGISKNFTGDIRIVNRVENWHGMEIPFEYYRRDLGPPPGEFQKYNPPLAEQV, encoded by the coding sequence ATGATGGAACAGCTTTCATTTGATATTTCCCGATCATCTAAGTCTCGGATTATTGCATCCTCCGGGGTATTTCAGATCGAATTGCTCGACCATGCCGGTGAAGAGGATTTTCCCCAGCTCATCGAAATTTCAAAACACCTCGCCAAAGAATACGGCGATCATGCAGTTTTGACAAAAGCAACCATCTGCCGATATTTCAATAAACCCGGGTCCCTTCCCTTCATTGCACGATACCGAAATGAAATTATCGGGTATATTATCGGCATTCCTGTAGAAGATATACATTCAGAACCATGGGCAAGGCTCGACGAAAATTTTGGGAAAGCCAATACACTATATACATACGCTTTCGTGGTTTTATCGAAATATAAAGGTCACGGCTATGCCAAAATGCTGAAGCGCGTGTACCTGAATTGGGCAAAGAAAAAAGATGGAATTCGTTTTATTACAGGGCACGTTAAAGCGGGAATTTCAAAAAATTTCACCGGAGATATCCGGATCGTGAATCGTGTGGAAAATTGGCATGGAATGGAAATACCTTTTGAATATTACCGCCGTGATCTCGGTCCGCCGCCGGGTGAATTCCAGAAGTACAATCCGCCGCTCGCGGAGCAGGTTTAA
- a CDS encoding orotate phosphoribosyltransferase: MNPENFLAIFKNTGALLEGHFVLSSGRHSPSYFQCAKVLSHPEYLTLFSGTLADHFRDSKIDSVISPAVGGIVLGTEVGRILNKRTLFAERENGNMTLRRGFGIDEGENILVVEDVITTGGSAKEVIHLVESLGGNVSGVGIIVDRSGGTVKLHENQHCIVELEAVSYAPDNLPEALKKIPIEKPGSRSLK, encoded by the coding sequence ATGAATCCTGAAAATTTTCTAGCCATTTTCAAAAATACCGGCGCATTGCTGGAAGGTCATTTTGTTCTGTCCTCCGGACGACACAGCCCGAGTTATTTTCAATGTGCAAAGGTGCTTTCGCATCCGGAATATTTAACGCTTTTTTCCGGAACTCTCGCCGATCATTTTAGAGATAGTAAGATTGATTCTGTGATTTCACCGGCAGTCGGCGGAATTGTGCTCGGAACCGAAGTTGGCAGAATTTTGAATAAGCGGACACTTTTTGCCGAGCGAGAAAATGGAAACATGACACTGCGTAGAGGATTTGGTATTGATGAAGGCGAAAATATTTTAGTAGTGGAAGACGTGATTACCACCGGAGGATCGGCTAAGGAAGTGATACATTTGGTTGAAAGTTTAGGCGGGAATGTTTCAGGTGTAGGTATCATTGTAGATCGCAGCGGCGGTACCGTAAAACTTCATGAAAACCAGCATTGTATTGTAGAATTGGAAGCAGTGAGTTATGCACCGGATAATTTGCCGGAGGCGTTAAAGAAAATACCAATAGAAAAACCAGGGAGCAGGAGTTTAAAATGA
- a CDS encoding sodium:solute symporter family protein, with product MTHLTFITLYLLALIGVGAYKAGKIKTQEDFAVAGRSLTPWILVGTMMATWMGTGSILGNAGKTYMTGMAALILPIGGVVGIAFLTRIAGKVRSFNKFTVPEIIGDRYGSTARLLSVVALVMAYMVIVSYQYNAGGAVLFTVLQDSAGNPMITEETGTIIAALFIITYTVLAGLVSVAYTDVVNGIIMMVTFLIAFPLLWIKAGGADGMTASFISMGKPEHMQFFGVYSTIDIINFCLPPFLLVMGDANMYQRFFASKNAEGAKSATTVLIFAVAIMELLIIATAWVSASLIPDAEVGKYVLIYAAHQLLPTFLGAVMMTTIVGIILSTADSFLLVPATTLMKDVYLEYINPKANQKKIVFLSRMLVLVLGIVAYIVSLGFAKSAGFFERALYAYTIYGAAITPSLVAALFWKGATKEGAVASILSGTFITLLWKELPSLWTWVPAHIYGSVDEVLPAISASLFALISVSLLTKKN from the coding sequence ATGACGCACCTGACTTTTATAACCCTTTACCTGCTGGCGCTGATTGGAGTCGGTGCATACAAAGCAGGAAAAATAAAAACACAGGAAGATTTTGCGGTCGCCGGACGATCTTTGACACCGTGGATTCTGGTAGGTACGATGATGGCAACCTGGATGGGAACCGGTTCTATTTTGGGGAATGCCGGTAAAACATACATGACCGGAATGGCGGCCTTGATTTTGCCGATTGGCGGTGTAGTCGGGATTGCGTTTCTGACGCGCATTGCCGGGAAAGTGAGATCTTTCAATAAATTCACGGTCCCTGAAATAATTGGAGACAGATACGGATCAACGGCGCGCCTGTTGAGTGTTGTGGCATTAGTTATGGCGTACATGGTAATTGTGAGTTATCAGTACAATGCCGGCGGTGCGGTGTTGTTTACGGTACTTCAAGATAGCGCCGGAAATCCAATGATCACCGAGGAAACAGGAACGATCATTGCTGCATTGTTCATCATTACATACACGGTTTTGGCCGGACTTGTGAGTGTTGCCTATACTGATGTTGTTAACGGAATTATTATGATGGTTACTTTCCTCATTGCGTTTCCTCTGCTCTGGATCAAAGCCGGCGGCGCGGATGGAATGACCGCATCATTCATTTCAATGGGGAAACCGGAGCATATGCAGTTTTTCGGAGTGTATTCCACGATTGATATTATCAATTTTTGCCTACCGCCATTTCTACTTGTAATGGGCGATGCCAATATGTATCAGCGGTTTTTCGCCAGCAAAAATGCAGAAGGTGCAAAATCTGCAACCACCGTTTTGATTTTTGCAGTCGCAATCATGGAATTGTTAATTATCGCGACAGCTTGGGTTAGCGCGAGTCTGATTCCGGATGCTGAAGTCGGCAAATATGTTCTCATTTATGCGGCACACCAATTATTGCCGACGTTCCTTGGCGCCGTTATGATGACTACCATTGTCGGCATCATTTTATCCACCGCGGATTCGTTTTTACTCGTACCGGCAACGACACTCATGAAGGATGTATATCTTGAGTATATCAATCCAAAAGCAAACCAGAAAAAAATAGTTTTCTTAAGCCGAATGTTAGTATTGGTGCTTGGGATTGTCGCCTATATTGTTTCGTTGGGATTTGCAAAATCCGCCGGATTTTTTGAGCGGGCGCTTTATGCCTACACGATTTACGGAGCGGCGATTACGCCATCGCTCGTGGCTGCGTTGTTTTGGAAAGGCGCCACGAAGGAAGGCGCAGTTGCTTCAATTTTATCGGGGACATTTATCACATTATTATGGAAGGAACTGCCATCACTTTGGACGTGGGTTCCGGCGCATATTTACGGCAGTGTGGATGAAGTGCTTCCAGCGATTAGTGCTTCACTGTTCGCCCTGATTAGTGTGAGTTTGCTGACAAAAAAGAATTAA
- a CDS encoding peptidylprolyl isomerase, producing the protein MANAKEPEVAVISTTFGDMVIEFFPEIAPKHVESFKILAQEGYFNGSTFHRIIPGFVIQGGDPNSKDEDRTKHGQGGRAGKFFGIGNEDDPNTWLIPEEFNDHPHHKGALSMARTNDPNSASSQFFICVDNVNQLDNKYTVFGQIIQGIEVADKIVAVDRDRRDNPIERVEMTIKIIQKKSLKNE; encoded by the coding sequence ATGGCGAATGCAAAAGAACCGGAAGTTGCGGTTATTTCAACAACGTTTGGTGATATGGTGATCGAATTTTTTCCGGAGATTGCACCGAAGCATGTTGAAAGTTTTAAGATTTTAGCGCAAGAAGGCTATTTTAACGGATCAACGTTTCACCGTATTATTCCGGGATTTGTCATTCAGGGTGGAGATCCAAATTCAAAAGATGAGGATAGGACAAAACACGGGCAAGGGGGAAGGGCCGGAAAGTTCTTTGGAATTGGAAATGAAGACGATCCAAATACTTGGTTAATTCCTGAAGAGTTCAATGATCATCCTCACCACAAAGGTGCGCTTTCTATGGCGAGGACAAATGATCCGAATAGTGCAAGCAGTCAGTTTTTCATTTGTGTGGATAATGTGAACCAACTTGATAATAAATACACCGTTTTTGGACAAATTATTCAAGGAATTGAAGTCGCAGATAAAATTGTGGCTGTAGATAGAGACCGGAGAGACAATCCAATCGAAAGGGTGGAAATGACGATCAAAATCATTCAAAAAAAATCTCTTAAGAACGAATGA
- a CDS encoding TlpA family protein disulfide reductase: MKYLLVGLMFLLLITPACSQKEEKPQVNTSKIDSYPPRPEGSVLAPDFTLLNSVTRDLVKMQDLLGKVVLLNFWGTWCGPCKIEIPDFNKLYKDHRKDGLEIVGVTLTSGSANDIATFANDWNMEYLVLSDITGNETQQVSGMVGKAVGQQIYAVPTTFLIDREGYIVKGYIGPRTHQEFLKDIIPYL, encoded by the coding sequence ATGAAATACCTTTTAGTAGGGTTAATGTTTCTATTATTGATTACGCCGGCTTGCAGCCAAAAAGAAGAAAAGCCCCAAGTAAATACATCAAAAATAGACTCTTATCCACCGCGTCCTGAGGGATCAGTTTTAGCGCCCGATTTTACTTTGTTAAATAGCGTTACCAGGGATTTGGTAAAAATGCAAGATCTGTTAGGTAAAGTTGTTCTTCTGAATTTTTGGGGAACGTGGTGCGGTCCTTGCAAAATAGAAATTCCTGATTTCAATAAATTATATAAAGATCATAGAAAAGATGGGCTTGAAATTGTAGGAGTTACCTTGACCTCTGGATCGGCGAATGACATTGCAACATTCGCCAATGATTGGAATATGGAATACCTTGTACTATCTGATATTACAGGGAATGAAACCCAACAAGTTTCAGGCATGGTTGGTAAAGCTGTCGGACAACAAATTTATGCAGTTCCAACCACATTCTTGATTGATAGAGAAGGATATATCGTCAAGGGGTATATTGGACCCAGAACTCACCAAGAATTCCTTAAAGATATTATACCCTATTTATAA
- a CDS encoding M1 family metallopeptidase — translation MNSLLMRILLVCCTSATFLNASNDYWQQFVQYKMDVSLDINEHTVGGKSIITYTNNSPDNIQNMYLHLLPNAFQEGSVKHREYLQKFGRLGRAAKFIEGMDSYFSKVVVSNFSIMLEGTTLSDTFQMDDTILSSSLSKPLKPGETLTMEFDWVHHVGEQVERAGRVDEQYNFAQWYPKVVVYDENGWHNIPFHAEGEFYGEFGTFDVTLDVPAWYTVGATGIVTDGDPGWQNVAVDTSADFEDWLEKYQENKVDIDSAARRTVSFHAEQVHDFAWITSPNFLYEHGAWNGIDVHVLFNEKNGKKWTKKVTARSERALEWLSTKFGMYPYPQVTTTDRLKGGGMEYPMLVMNGSESESLIVHEIGHIWFYGIMGNDEVSESWLDEGFTTFQTGQYMINRYGAHGFDLDASKRYKSFEKKHGKFTSFLDRAQWSTIRFQTSGKDEPISRKSYMFNNGGSYRYNAYTKPGLMLVELNYVLGDSLFYASMQEYFDRWHLKHVNEERFISSVENISGEKLDWFFNPWLHNTRILDYGIDSWSKTKQSDGSWKVDLNIVKHGTREMPQLLEITFADGSAKRLWWINHQWRKDDTFLFNVQRDPKSIVLDPDGMTIDVDRRNNYSGRMPREWQFDWINTGYNPRDSFYGRWTPTLSYHELDGYIPGFRMKRKYGYWEYLQTGLHYASKSNHVYWSWNVDRKLVHSFAGFSSSLHAFDFGGVSGYGLEMKNHLNEAFADFLTHDASIGFYVTHAIDTMRTNLFDVGQVVVLFSRYNFSVQELVNINVDVSTTPGSISDWSFTRFNAIASVDYSSGKFGFRNRIIVGHISSETGVPSQERYTIEGAGSGDLYRKPFLRDATSFYGNTQLRGHYHLPGDANLRGYYGENLVGSESVITNSFELFFNPGLKVINIELAAFIDDGWIWGSKFTQGDGGFKGDYLLDAGLGMRMKKSIFGKEFTIRIDVPLMVKDISSEKNGYQFRSDKWLFSFSKGI, via the coding sequence ATGAATTCTTTATTAATGAGGATTTTGCTTGTGTGTTGTACGAGTGCAACTTTCCTCAACGCATCTAATGATTATTGGCAGCAGTTTGTGCAGTATAAGATGGATGTTTCTCTCGATATAAATGAGCACACAGTCGGCGGAAAATCCATCATTACTTATACAAATAATTCACCGGATAATATTCAAAACATGTATCTGCATTTACTACCGAACGCATTTCAGGAAGGATCGGTGAAGCATCGTGAATATCTGCAAAAATTTGGACGGTTAGGTAGGGCGGCGAAGTTTATTGAAGGAATGGATTCCTATTTCAGCAAGGTGGTTGTCAGCAATTTTTCTATCATGTTGGAAGGGACAACCTTGTCGGACACTTTTCAAATGGATGATACAATTTTATCATCATCTTTATCTAAACCGCTGAAACCCGGAGAAACGCTGACAATGGAATTTGATTGGGTGCACCATGTGGGTGAACAAGTAGAACGCGCCGGAAGAGTTGATGAACAGTACAACTTTGCGCAATGGTATCCCAAAGTGGTTGTCTATGATGAAAATGGCTGGCATAATATTCCGTTTCATGCAGAAGGAGAGTTCTACGGTGAATTCGGTACGTTTGATGTTACCCTTGATGTTCCGGCGTGGTACACAGTTGGCGCGACGGGAATAGTGACAGATGGAGATCCGGGTTGGCAGAACGTTGCCGTTGATACGTCCGCAGATTTTGAAGATTGGCTCGAAAAATATCAGGAAAACAAAGTGGATATTGATTCAGCAGCACGGAGAACCGTATCCTTTCACGCAGAACAAGTCCACGATTTCGCTTGGATAACTTCACCCAACTTTTTATACGAACATGGTGCTTGGAATGGAATTGATGTTCATGTTTTGTTTAATGAGAAAAATGGCAAAAAGTGGACGAAAAAAGTGACGGCAAGATCGGAACGAGCCTTGGAATGGCTAAGTACAAAATTTGGTATGTATCCCTATCCGCAGGTGACAACGACCGATAGGCTCAAGGGTGGAGGCATGGAATATCCAATGCTGGTTATGAATGGCAGTGAAAGTGAGAGTTTGATCGTACATGAGATTGGGCATATTTGGTTTTACGGAATCATGGGGAACGATGAAGTTTCCGAATCTTGGCTGGATGAAGGATTTACAACCTTTCAAACCGGACAGTATATGATAAATAGATATGGTGCACATGGTTTTGACTTGGATGCATCCAAACGATATAAATCATTTGAGAAAAAACATGGGAAATTCACAAGTTTTTTAGATAGGGCTCAGTGGTCCACAATTCGATTTCAAACCAGTGGGAAAGATGAACCGATCAGCAGAAAATCCTACATGTTCAACAATGGCGGATCCTATCGCTACAATGCCTACACCAAACCCGGACTCATGCTGGTAGAACTCAATTATGTATTAGGGGATTCTCTGTTTTATGCTTCTATGCAGGAATATTTTGATCGGTGGCATCTGAAGCATGTAAATGAAGAACGGTTTATTTCATCTGTGGAAAACATTTCCGGAGAAAAGCTGGATTGGTTTTTTAATCCGTGGCTGCACAACACACGCATCCTTGACTACGGAATTGATTCATGGAGTAAAACAAAGCAGTCTGATGGTTCTTGGAAAGTCGATCTCAATATCGTTAAGCACGGAACGCGGGAAATGCCTCAACTTTTAGAAATTACATTTGCTGATGGATCTGCAAAACGATTGTGGTGGATAAATCATCAATGGCGCAAGGATGATACATTTTTATTTAACGTACAACGTGATCCAAAATCTATCGTACTTGATCCGGATGGAATGACCATTGATGTTGACCGCCGCAATAACTACAGCGGGCGCATGCCCCGCGAATGGCAGTTCGACTGGATCAATACAGGATATAATCCTAGAGACTCCTTTTACGGGCGATGGACCCCAACATTATCCTACCATGAACTTGATGGATACATTCCCGGATTTCGCATGAAGAGAAAGTACGGATACTGGGAATATCTTCAGACGGGTTTGCATTATGCCTCTAAATCGAATCACGTATATTGGTCTTGGAATGTCGACAGAAAACTGGTCCACAGTTTTGCGGGATTTTCATCGTCTTTGCACGCTTTTGATTTTGGCGGTGTCAGCGGTTATGGATTGGAAATGAAAAATCACTTAAACGAAGCATTTGCAGATTTTCTTACGCATGATGCGTCTATCGGATTTTATGTAACTCATGCAATAGACACGATGCGTACCAATCTTTTTGATGTTGGCCAGGTTGTTGTTTTATTTAGTAGATACAATTTTTCAGTTCAGGAATTAGTAAATATCAATGTGGATGTATCCACGACGCCCGGCTCTATTTCTGATTGGTCTTTTACACGTTTTAATGCCATAGCATCAGTAGACTATAGTAGTGGAAAATTTGGTTTTAGAAATAGAATTATTGTGGGGCACATTTCCAGCGAAACAGGGGTGCCTTCTCAGGAACGATATACAATCGAGGGTGCTGGATCGGGTGATTTGTACAGGAAACCATTTTTACGTGATGCAACTTCTTTTTACGGGAATACTCAGTTGAGAGGTCATTATCACTTACCGGGTGACGCAAATCTACGAGGATATTATGGTGAAAATCTTGTGGGTTCTGAATCTGTTATCACGAATTCATTTGAACTATTTTTCAATCCTGGATTGAAAGTAATCAATATTGAATTAGCCGCTTTTATAGATGATGGATGGATTTGGGGGAGCAAGTTTACCCAAGGGGATGGTGGGTTTAAAGGCGACTATTTATTAGATGCAGGTTTAGGTATGAGAATGAAAAAATCTATTTTTGGAAAAGAATTTACAATCAGGATTGATGTACCGTTAATGGTAAAAGATATTAGCAGTGAGAAAAATGGTTATCAGTTTAGGTCAGATAAGTGGTTATTTAGTTTTTCGAAGGGGATTTAA
- a CDS encoding DUF255 domain-containing protein: protein MWNNQQKLKIISGLILLIPAVILAQFQDPVSVSADVKDPARAGEVVNISVQAKMDDEWHIYALYDVPDGPIASRISTSGDGIETKGRVIEPAPILEWDDGFEMETRFHRGNVEFTVPILLKEELAQGELTVTVTVMYQVCNASVCYPPKEVHIPVTIQVEEGPARNDRIFLASSTTIDQSGNIDLDAAIEAGFFPFILLALSMGFLALLTPCVFPMIPITVSFFTKQGEMEGESPIKQATVYTLGIMGTFTLLGLILAFTLGASGANQLAANPWVNFFIASLFIYFALSLFGMYEIQLPQSFSQFTLKQEGRGGYVGTLFMAVTFTLTSFTCTVQFVGLLLVAAAQGQWFWPGIGMIVFSGAFALPFFFLALFPQYLAKMPQSGSWLNAVKVVMGFLELAAAFKFLSNMDLVWGWGFFTHKMVLASWAILMLFTGIYLLGKIRLPHDSKLETIGVPRMILSFIFITFALYLGTGLFGQKIHGLINSYLPPPLEASVASGGNENGFSAVHNLEWYTELEDGLAVAQKTGKPVFVDFTGYTCTNCRWMETNIFPEKEVLERFEKMILVQLYTDGGPNYREHQQYEIDRFGTAALPFYVILSPEDKVLGRFPGMSRNIDDFLAFLDKGLSQ from the coding sequence ATGTGGAATAACCAACAAAAACTCAAAATTATATCGGGTTTGATACTTTTAATCCCGGCAGTTATTCTGGCTCAATTCCAGGATCCTGTTTCGGTTTCAGCTGATGTAAAAGACCCTGCACGTGCCGGCGAGGTTGTTAATATTTCCGTCCAAGCAAAAATGGATGATGAATGGCATATTTATGCACTTTATGATGTTCCGGATGGGCCCATCGCGTCTAGAATTTCCACTTCGGGCGACGGAATCGAAACCAAAGGAAGAGTGATTGAACCTGCACCAATTTTAGAATGGGACGATGGGTTTGAAATGGAAACCCGGTTCCATAGAGGGAATGTAGAATTCACGGTTCCAATTCTACTAAAAGAAGAACTTGCGCAAGGCGAATTGACTGTAACTGTTACGGTAATGTATCAAGTTTGTAATGCTTCGGTGTGCTACCCTCCAAAAGAAGTACACATTCCTGTTACAATTCAGGTTGAAGAAGGTCCAGCTCGGAATGATAGGATTTTTCTCGCTAGCTCCACCACAATAGACCAGAGTGGAAACATTGATTTAGATGCGGCTATTGAAGCAGGATTTTTTCCATTTATTTTATTGGCGCTTTCGATGGGTTTTTTAGCTTTATTAACTCCCTGCGTTTTTCCAATGATTCCCATAACAGTTTCCTTTTTTACAAAGCAAGGAGAAATGGAAGGGGAAAGTCCAATCAAGCAGGCGACGGTTTATACTCTTGGTATTATGGGAACATTTACATTGCTCGGATTAATATTGGCATTTACGCTAGGTGCATCCGGTGCCAATCAATTGGCAGCAAATCCATGGGTTAATTTTTTCATCGCATCGTTATTTATATATTTTGCATTGTCTCTTTTCGGGATGTACGAAATTCAACTTCCCCAAAGTTTTAGCCAATTCACTCTAAAGCAGGAAGGGCGTGGAGGCTATGTAGGCACCTTGTTTATGGCAGTTACATTTACGCTCACTTCTTTTACTTGTACAGTTCAGTTTGTTGGGTTGCTTCTTGTCGCTGCAGCTCAAGGGCAGTGGTTTTGGCCTGGAATTGGGATGATAGTTTTTAGCGGTGCTTTTGCATTACCTTTTTTCTTTTTAGCACTTTTTCCGCAATACCTTGCAAAAATGCCACAATCGGGCTCTTGGTTAAATGCAGTGAAAGTTGTGATGGGATTTTTGGAATTAGCTGCTGCATTTAAATTCCTTAGCAATATGGATCTCGTTTGGGGTTGGGGATTTTTTACACATAAAATGGTACTTGCTTCCTGGGCAATTTTGATGCTTTTCACAGGAATATATTTACTGGGAAAAATTCGTCTTCCTCACGATTCAAAATTGGAAACGATTGGTGTGCCGAGAATGATTTTAAGTTTTATATTTATTACTTTTGCTTTGTATTTAGGCACCGGCTTATTCGGACAAAAAATCCATGGATTGATAAATTCTTATTTACCACCTCCACTGGAGGCGAGTGTTGCTTCCGGAGGTAATGAAAACGGTTTTTCAGCGGTTCATAATCTGGAATGGTATACCGAATTGGAAGATGGCTTGGCCGTGGCTCAAAAAACCGGAAAACCTGTTTTTGTGGACTTTACGGGTTACACCTGTACCAATTGCCGTTGGATGGAAACAAATATTTTTCCTGAGAAAGAAGTTTTAGAACGGTTTGAAAAAATGATTTTAGTACAATTATATACCGATGGCGGACCGAATTACCGAGAACATCAGCAATATGAAATTGACAGGTTTGGTACAGCTGCCTTACCTTTTTATGTGATACTGAGCCCAGAAGATAAGGTGCTTGGTCGTTTTCCGGGAATGTCACGAAATATAGATGATTTTCTCGCATTTTTAGATAAAGGACTTTCCCAATGA